The following proteins are co-located in the Mus pahari chromosome 14, PAHARI_EIJ_v1.1, whole genome shotgun sequence genome:
- the Mrm3 gene encoding rRNA methyltransferase 3, mitochondrial — MVAPAKGMWCTLGPLLRVVQTRDLDARRWVRALRRSPVRVLFPSGQVEERKRAPDKQPRKAVPKAGSQGQRQKQPLETSPSQPPHTWEEAGLRYDKAFPGDRRLSSVMTIVKSRPFREKQGKILLEGRRLIADALKAGAVPKAFFFSRLEYVKELPVDKLKDVSLIKVKFEDIKDWSDLVTPQGIMGIFAKPDPVKMTYPETQLHHTLPLVLICDNLRDPGNLGTILRSAAGAGCSKVLLTKGCVDAWEPKVLRAGMGAHFQVPIVNNVEWETVPNHLPPDTRVYVADNCGHYAQVQMSDKTGDRDWACDRRFLKFHKYEEDQDTKTRKDWLPKLDVQSYDLDWTEAPAAVVIGGETHGVSLESLQLAESTGGKRLLIPVVPGVDSLNSAMAASILLFEGKRQLRIKMEDLSRDRSYH; from the exons ATGGTAGCGCCGGCGAAGGGCATGTGGTGCACCCTGGGACCATTGCTGCGGGTGGTCCAGACTCGGGACCTCGACGCTCGGCGCTGGGTCCGGGCGCTGCGGCGTAGCCCGGTGAGAGTGTTGTTTCCCTCGGGACAGGTGGAAGAACGGAAGCGCGCTCCTGACAAGCAGCCTCGCAAAGCGGTCCCTAAGGCCGGTTCCCAGGGGCAGCGACAGAAACAGCCTCTTGAGACATCCCCATCCCAGCCCCCTCACACCTGGGAAGAGGCAGGGCTTCGCTACGATAAGGCCTTTCCCGGGGACAGGAGGTTAAG CAGTGTGATGACAATAGTTAAGTCCAGGCCTTTTCGGGAAAAGCAAGGGAAGATCCTACTGGAAGGTCGCAGGCTGATTGCAGATGCTCTCAAGGCTGGAGCTGTACCCAAAGCGTTCTTTTTTAGCCGTCTGGAGTACGTCAAGGAGTTGCCGGTAGATAAGCTGAAAGATGTCAGCCTCATTAAGGTGAAATTTGAGGATATCAAGGATTGGTCGGACCTAGTAACGCCACAAGGAATCATGG GGATTTTTGCCAAACCTGACCCTGTTAAGATGACATATCCAGAGACTCAGCTTCACCATACACTGCCCCTAGTGTTGATTTGTGACAATCTCCGTGACCCTGGGAACCTGGGGACAATCCTGAGATCTGCAGCTGGAGCAGGCTGCAGTAAAGTCTTACTCACCAAAG GCTGTGTGGATGCCTGGGAGCCTAAAGTGCTCCGGGCAGGCATGGGGGCACATTTCCAGGTGCCCATTGTGAACAATGTGGAATGGGAAACAGTGCCTAATCACTTGCCTCCTGACACCCGAGTCTATGTGGCAGACAACTGTGGTCACTATGCCCAGGTTCAGATGTCTGATAAAACCGGTGACCGTGACTGGGCATGTGATCGCCGATTCTTAAAGTTTCACAAGTATGAAGAGGACCAAGACACTAAAACCAGAAAGGACTGGCTGCCCAAACTTGATGTCCAGAGTTATGATTTGGACTGGACAGAAGCACCAGCAGCCGTGGTGATAGGTGGGGAGACACATGGAGTGAGCCTGGAGTCCCTGCAATTGGCCGAGAGTACCGGTGGCAAGAGACTGCTGATCCCCGTTGTACCTGGTGTGGACAGTCTGAATTCAGCCATGGCTGCGAGCATCCTGCTCTTTGAAGGGAAAAGGCAGCTGAGGATAAAGATGGAAGACTTGAGCAGGGACAGGAGTTACCACTGA